The window TATCTTAGCTGTATATATAGCTACATCTGGATGTTTATTTAACAATTTTGCTATTCCCTCTGGAGCAGCTACAAGACACATAAATATAATATCTTTTACTCCTTGATTTTTTAAATAATCAATTGCATAAACAGCGGATCCTCCTGTCGCTAGCATAGGATCTACAACTATTACCTTTCTTGAAGTTATATCTACAGGAAGCTTGCAGTAATAATATACTGGTTCTAAAGTTTCTTCATTTCTATATACTCCTATATGCCCAATTTTTGCTGTTGGTATAAGATCTAATATTCCATCTGTCATCCCTAGTCCAGCTCTTAAAATTGGTACAATAGCTAATCTATCTTGAAGTTCACATCCCACTGTTGCCATAAGTGGTGTAGTAACCTCTTTATCTTGTAATTTAAGAT of the Candidatus Fusobacterium pullicola genome contains:
- the upp gene encoding uracil phosphoribosyltransferase — protein: MAVIEINHPLIQHKLTIMRSIETDTKSFRENLNEIAKLMTYEATKNLKLQDKEVTTPLMATVGCELQDRLAIVPILRAGLGMTDGILDLIPTAKIGHIGVYRNEETLEPVYYYCKLPVDITSRKVIVVDPMLATGGSAVYAIDYLKNQGVKDIIFMCLVAAPEGIAKLLNKHPDVAIYTAKIDQGLTAEGYIYPGLGDCGDRIFGTK